GGTCGGACGTAGAGGCACGGCACGAACCAGACGCCGTCGTCCCCGGCACGGTCGAGGGCCGCCAGCAGGGAGCTGCGACCCGCCTCGGCCGCGCGGTACCGGGCCCGCGGCCCGCAGGCAGCCCACCCGACCGCCGCTCCGGCCACCGTGACGACGACGCCGAGCGGGGCGCCGTCGCGGGCGACCGTCGCGAGGTGCTCCCGGTTCCGACCGGTGACCCAGCCGAGGGCGAAGCGGCTGCGCGAGGTGCAGAACGCGGTGCACCAGCAGGACCGGGTGGTCCGGTCGTGGGCGAACAGCCCGCCCAGCAGGTCCAGTTCATCAGCCCCGACCACGGTCACCTGCGGGTGGGTCACCGACCGGACGCTACGGCGTCGTGCGCTCGTCGGCGCCCCCGTGCAGGTCAGCGCGTGGGGCCGCCGGACGGCGGGGTGCCGCCGCCCATCCCGCCACCGCTCATCCCGCC
This sequence is a window from Geodermatophilaceae bacterium NBWT11. Protein-coding genes within it:
- a CDS encoding GNAT family N-acetyltransferase — its product is MVGRGGHHDRARRGRDERWRDGRRHPAVRRPHALTCTGAPTSARRRSVRSVTHPQVTVVGADELDLLGGLFAHDRTTRSCWCTAFCTSRSRFALGWVTGRNREHLATVARDGAPLGVVVTVAGAAVGWAACGPRARYRAAEAGRSSLLAALDRAGDDGVWFVPCLYVRPDHRGRGLTETLVRAALDLAREHGARAVEAWPLSTVRADLAHVGRETVFTAAGFRPLERPGEDRVLVRHELAD